A DNA window from Archocentrus centrarchus isolate MPI-CPG fArcCen1 chromosome 15, fArcCen1, whole genome shotgun sequence contains the following coding sequences:
- the LOC115793231 gene encoding zinc finger protein 135, producing the protein MEDSETELAVSEPDALGADFITVELDTQPIEYVVKWAEVGSKFTISCVKKDSDDPSDLTADQLKIETDEAFFAPYEEVYPCEVTEQSVEIKTDSDEEDDGVEEHEVLVEAGSSQLDGEADSDQDNYEPDERQFRCSYCGKCYSHASSLYRHQQTHTGKSSGAPPPAKRALEPTHQDARYTCPHCGMSFKGSRMLGSHLRLHGKRRIHPCNICGKEFNHSSSLSRHRLIHKKGKGIPKDAAIGTSVATLRHTLKAGTRNKKTKRQQHVATAIIQSQGSDKFYACPQCDMTFRTSTQLSKHQVTHVKELLDNYTPGKENLAETSSDLKIRLKLCSRDKPNFYTLCKKNRRRRGGRATKRGQGSSEDEDGTGGGRHGCSQCGKQFSHASSLARHQQTHRVADGDGRGKLQQHPKTGLPTKNKTYTCAACNKTFMHSSSFSRHKKAHMEEEHRARAAAKRRKRPVLDETAPLESDSE; encoded by the exons ATGGAGGACTCGGAGACGGAGCTGGCGGTGTCAGAGCCTGATGCCCTGGGTGCAGACTTCATCACGGTGGAACTGGACACGCAGCCCATCGAGTACGTGGTGAAGTGGGCCGAGGTCGGCTCCAAGTTCACCATTTCCTGTGTGAAGAAGGACTCAGATGACCCGTCAGACCTGACTGCCGACCAGCTGAAGATCGAGACGGATGAGGCCTTCTTCGCCCCATATGAGGAGGTGTATCCCTGTGAGGTGACGGAACAGAGCGTGGAGATAAAGACAGACTCTGACGAGGAGGACGATGGCGTGGAGGAGCATGAGGTGCTGGTGGAGGCGGGGAGCAGCCAGCTGGATGGTGAGGCCGACTCAGACCAGGACAACTATGAGCCCGATGAGCGGCAGTTCCGCTGCAGCTACTGCGGGAAGTGCTACAGCCACGCCTCCAGCCTGTACCGccatcagcagacacacacaggcaagagCTCCGGAGCCCCACCCCCTGCCAAGCGTGCGTTGGAGCCAACACACCAGGATGCACGCTACACCTGCCCCCACTGCGGCATGAGTTTCAAAGGAAGCAG GATGCTGGGCAGCCACCTGCGGCTGCACGGGAAGCGACGAATCCACCCGTGCAACATCTGCGGCAAGGAGTTCAACCACAGCTCGAGCCTGTCACGCCACCGCCTCATTCACAAGAAAGGGAAGGGCATCCCCAAAGATGCCGCCATCGGCACCAGTGTGGCGACCTTGCGTCACACGCTGAAGGCCGGCACTAGGAACAAGAAGACAAAGCGGCAGCAGCATGTGGCAACTGCCATCATCCAGAGCCAGGGCAGCGATAAGTTCTACGCCTGCCCTCAGTGCGACATGACCTTCAGGACGTCCACACAGCTGTCGAAGCATCAGGTGACACACGTCAAGGAGCTACTGGACAACTACACGCCGGGCAAGGAGAACCTCGCCGAGACCTCGTCTGACCTCAAGATCCGCCTCAAGCTCTGCTCCCGTGATAAGCCCAACTTCTACACACTGTGCAAGAAGAACCGCCGCCGCCGGGGCGGCCGGGCCACTAAGCGGGGCCAAGGCTCCTCTGAGGATGAGGATGGCACAGGTGGAGGGCGCCACGGCTGCAGCCAATGCGGGAAGCAGTTCAGCCACGCCTCCAGCCTGGCACGGCACCAGCAAACCCATAGGGTGGCGGACGGTGACGGGCGAGGGAAGTTGCAGCAGCACCCGAAGACCGGGCTCCCCACCAAGAACAAGACCTACACATGTGCGGCTTGCAACAAGACCTTCATGCACTCGTCCAGCTTCTCACGCCACAAGAAGGCCCACATGGAGGAGGAGCACCGTGCTCGCGCTGCCGCCAAGCGCCGGAAGAGGCCTGTGCTGGATGAGACCGCGCCCCTTGAGTCCGACTCGGAGTGA